Proteins from a single region of Pseudarthrobacter sp. NIBRBAC000502772:
- a CDS encoding DUF3159 domain-containing protein, translating to MTSPQQPEPSKQPEPSAVKGLAEGYAAKAGLHRTHDGRIDVLKSAGGIQGIAESIVPGLVFLIAFTITRDLTPSLVAALASAAVFTVVRLVQRRPLTQALAGVVGVGISAWLANTTGKAEDFYLPGFFTNTAYILAMVISIAIKWPVAGLLFGIIRNEGLDWRKDPARLKAYRLGTWIIVAVLVLRLIVQVPLYLMGADGLAALATTRLIMGAPLYILGVWIAWLVTRPVPADADAPTPDQPPKPSSSGA from the coding sequence ATGACCTCGCCCCAGCAGCCCGAGCCGTCCAAACAGCCCGAGCCGTCCGCGGTGAAGGGGCTTGCTGAGGGCTATGCAGCCAAAGCCGGCCTGCACCGCACCCATGACGGCCGGATCGATGTCCTCAAGAGCGCCGGAGGAATCCAGGGCATCGCCGAAAGCATTGTGCCCGGCCTGGTCTTCCTGATCGCGTTTACCATCACGCGGGACCTGACGCCGTCGTTGGTGGCCGCGCTGGCCTCCGCCGCGGTGTTTACGGTGGTCCGCCTCGTCCAGCGGCGCCCGCTGACCCAGGCCCTCGCCGGCGTGGTGGGGGTGGGAATCTCGGCCTGGCTCGCCAACACCACGGGCAAGGCCGAGGACTTCTACCTGCCGGGCTTCTTCACGAACACCGCCTACATCCTCGCCATGGTGATCTCCATCGCGATCAAGTGGCCGGTGGCCGGCCTGCTGTTCGGGATCATCCGCAACGAAGGGCTGGACTGGCGCAAGGATCCCGCGCGGCTTAAGGCTTACCGCCTGGGCACGTGGATCATCGTGGCTGTCCTGGTGCTTCGGTTGATCGTTCAGGTTCCCCTGTACCTGATGGGCGCGGACGGACTCGCCGCCCTGGCCACGACCCGCCTCATCATGGGGGCGCCGCTCTATATCCTCGGCGTCTGGATCGCGTGGCTTGTCACGCGGCCGGTACCGGCGGACGCCGACGCCCCGACGCCGGATCAGCCGCCGAAGCCGTCGTCCTCCGGCGCCTGA
- a CDS encoding APC family permease yields the protein MLTILNAVKRVLVGRPFRNDRLAHTLLPKRIALPVFASDALSSVAYAPDEILLTLALAGVSAVAFSPWVGLAVMVVLLTVVASYRQNVHAYPSGGGDYEIANENLGKFSGLTVASALLVDYVLTVAVSMSSAATYLTTAVPSLHGQQALFATIGVVILALVNLRGIKEAGSVFAVPTYIFMAAILGMTAVGVFQAATGQLGEASSAAFEIVPAPGFDEGLVGLAGAFLLLRAFSSGAAALTGIEAISNGVPNFQKPKSKNAATTLLLLGVIASSMLAGIIFLANATKVHIVLDPATEFLMNGLPLPEDYIQSPAISQIAQTIFGPGSILFFIVVAATGVILVFASNTAFNGFPVLGSILAQDGYLPRQLRTRGDRLAFSNGVLALAAGALVLILAFNGDVTKLIQLYIVGVFISFTLSQLGMIRHWGRHLKLAKDKATRRRMVKSRTINSIGFGMTSLVLVIVLITKFQQGAWIALLAMFILFLIMWSIRAHYDNVAKELAVDEDSSPRALPSRVHAVLLVSHVRKPVLRALAYARASRPSRLDAITVDINAEETAHTVADWEKLEIPVPLTVLASPYRETITPIMEYVKNMRRDSPRDLIVVYIPEYVVGKWWEQLVHNQTALRIKTRLHFEPGVMVASVPWQLKSSEEAKKMQDIR from the coding sequence GTGCTGACTATATTGAATGCCGTGAAACGGGTGCTGGTGGGCAGGCCCTTCAGGAATGACAGGCTCGCCCATACCTTGCTCCCCAAACGGATAGCACTTCCGGTTTTCGCTTCCGACGCACTGTCCTCGGTGGCCTATGCCCCCGATGAAATCCTGCTCACCCTGGCCCTGGCCGGCGTGAGTGCGGTGGCCTTTTCGCCGTGGGTGGGCCTGGCCGTCATGGTGGTCCTCCTGACTGTGGTGGCGTCCTACCGCCAGAACGTGCACGCCTACCCTTCCGGCGGCGGGGACTACGAGATCGCCAACGAAAACCTGGGCAAGTTTTCCGGGCTGACTGTGGCCTCGGCGCTCCTGGTGGACTACGTCCTGACGGTGGCCGTCTCGATGTCCTCGGCGGCCACCTACCTCACCACGGCGGTGCCGTCCCTGCACGGGCAACAGGCCCTGTTCGCCACCATCGGCGTCGTGATCCTTGCCCTCGTTAACCTCCGCGGCATCAAGGAAGCCGGCAGCGTTTTCGCCGTCCCCACGTACATTTTTATGGCGGCGATCCTCGGCATGACGGCGGTGGGCGTCTTCCAGGCCGCGACAGGCCAGCTGGGCGAAGCATCGTCGGCGGCCTTCGAGATTGTGCCGGCTCCCGGTTTCGACGAAGGGCTGGTGGGCCTGGCCGGCGCCTTCCTCCTGCTCCGGGCGTTCTCCTCCGGCGCCGCCGCGCTGACCGGCATTGAGGCCATCAGCAACGGTGTGCCGAACTTCCAGAAACCGAAGAGCAAAAACGCAGCCACCACGCTGTTGCTGCTCGGCGTCATCGCCTCGTCCATGCTGGCCGGCATCATCTTTCTGGCCAACGCCACGAAGGTGCACATCGTGCTGGATCCGGCGACGGAATTCCTGATGAACGGCCTGCCGCTGCCGGAGGATTACATCCAGAGTCCTGCCATCAGCCAGATCGCCCAGACCATCTTCGGCCCGGGATCAATCCTGTTCTTCATCGTGGTCGCCGCCACCGGAGTGATCCTGGTGTTCGCCTCGAACACCGCGTTCAACGGGTTCCCGGTACTTGGCTCCATCCTCGCCCAGGACGGCTACCTGCCGCGCCAGCTGCGGACCAGGGGAGACCGCCTGGCTTTCAGCAACGGTGTCCTTGCCCTGGCCGCCGGAGCGCTGGTGCTGATCCTCGCGTTCAACGGCGACGTCACCAAACTGATCCAGCTCTACATCGTGGGCGTCTTTATTTCCTTTACGCTCAGCCAGCTGGGCATGATCCGGCATTGGGGGAGGCACCTCAAGCTCGCCAAGGACAAAGCCACCCGACGCCGGATGGTGAAGTCCCGCACCATCAACAGCATCGGGTTCGGCATGACGTCCCTGGTGCTGGTGATCGTGCTGATCACCAAGTTCCAGCAAGGCGCGTGGATCGCGCTGCTGGCCATGTTTATCCTGTTCCTGATCATGTGGAGCATCCGGGCACACTATGACAACGTGGCCAAGGAACTTGCCGTGGACGAGGACTCCTCGCCGCGGGCCCTGCCATCCAGGGTCCACGCGGTACTGTTGGTGTCCCACGTGCGCAAACCGGTGTTGCGTGCCCTGGCCTATGCCCGGGCGTCGAGGCCGTCGCGGCTGGACGCCATCACGGTGGACATTAACGCAGAAGAAACCGCGCACACGGTTGCCGACTGGGAAAAGCTGGAGATCCCCGTGCCGCTGACCGTCCTCGCCAGCCCGTACCGGGAAACCATCACGCCCATTATGGAATACGTCAAGAACATGCGCCGTGATTCCCCCCGCGACCTGATCGTGGTCTACATTCCCGAATACGTGGTCGGCAAATGGTGGGAACAGCTGGTTCACAACCAGACGGCGCTGCGTATCAAAACCCGGCTGCACTTCGAACCTGGCGTGATGGTGGCCAGTGTCCCGTGGCAGTTGAAATCGTCCGAAGAAGCCAAAAAAATGCAGGATATCCGATGA
- a CDS encoding class I SAM-dependent RNA methyltransferase yields MNPQTQSHPATATAAPTELVLDVGPVAHGGHCVARHEGRVIFVRHGIPGEKVRVRLTDAGESAKFWRADVVEVLEASPDRMEHFWRPADSLRAWAHGHPPVGGAEFGHISLARQRTLKSAVLAEQLQRLAAVERLPEGLDLGNLVEAVEAVEAGGPDSGQETEPTYDAGTGLGWRTRASFSVTPGGRLGMHAHRSDHIIAVREMPLATERINRLRLWDLDLTGIERVEVAAPSNGSRPLVLLAPAPGTKPKRLSAIAAQLPDDVSVATFDPLTGEVAQLRGRTWVQESAAGHDYRVTGAGFWQIHRDAPGTLVGAITDFLHNGGFLAPGSVVADLYAGAGLFTAPLADAVGETGSVLSVEGAPGTSRDARKNLHGAPQVEIEHGRVERVLRQKPRNFDAIVLDPPRAGAGKPVVSQLIAAGPRAIAYVSCDPASFARDVGYFQQAGWSLAGLRAFDLYPHTHHLETVALLTPGP; encoded by the coding sequence ATGAACCCCCAGACCCAGAGCCACCCCGCAACTGCCACGGCAGCCCCCACCGAACTGGTGCTCGACGTCGGCCCGGTGGCCCACGGCGGCCACTGCGTGGCCCGGCACGAGGGCAGGGTGATCTTTGTCCGGCACGGCATCCCCGGCGAAAAGGTACGCGTCCGCCTCACCGACGCGGGGGAGTCCGCCAAGTTCTGGCGCGCCGACGTTGTGGAGGTGCTGGAAGCCTCCCCGGACCGGATGGAGCACTTCTGGCGTCCGGCGGACTCCCTCCGAGCCTGGGCCCATGGGCATCCGCCGGTGGGCGGGGCCGAATTCGGCCACATCTCGCTGGCCCGACAGCGCACGCTCAAGTCGGCGGTACTGGCCGAACAGCTTCAGCGGCTCGCCGCCGTCGAACGCCTGCCCGAAGGGCTGGACCTCGGAAACCTCGTGGAGGCTGTGGAGGCTGTGGAGGCGGGCGGGCCGGATTCCGGCCAGGAGACTGAGCCAACGTACGACGCCGGCACTGGCCTGGGGTGGCGGACGCGCGCCAGCTTCTCGGTGACTCCGGGCGGCAGACTTGGCATGCACGCGCACCGTTCCGACCACATCATTGCCGTCCGGGAGATGCCGCTCGCAACGGAGCGCATCAACCGGCTGCGCTTGTGGGACCTCGACCTGACCGGCATCGAACGCGTAGAGGTGGCAGCGCCGTCGAACGGTTCACGCCCACTGGTGCTGCTGGCTCCAGCACCCGGCACCAAGCCCAAGCGGCTTAGTGCCATCGCGGCCCAGCTTCCGGACGATGTTTCCGTGGCCACGTTCGACCCCCTCACAGGGGAAGTCGCGCAGCTGCGTGGCCGGACATGGGTCCAGGAGTCGGCAGCCGGCCACGACTACAGGGTTACGGGCGCCGGTTTCTGGCAGATCCACCGCGACGCGCCCGGGACGCTTGTGGGGGCCATCACAGATTTCCTTCACAATGGCGGATTCCTGGCGCCGGGTTCCGTGGTGGCCGACCTCTATGCCGGGGCCGGGCTGTTCACTGCTCCCCTGGCTGACGCGGTGGGGGAGACCGGGTCCGTTCTCTCGGTGGAAGGTGCGCCGGGAACCAGCCGGGATGCCCGCAAGAACCTTCACGGTGCTCCGCAGGTGGAGATCGAACACGGCCGGGTGGAACGAGTCCTCCGCCAAAAGCCGCGGAATTTCGATGCCATTGTGCTGGACCCGCCCCGGGCGGGTGCCGGGAAGCCCGTGGTCAGCCAGCTGATCGCTGCCGGGCCCCGCGCCATCGCCTACGTCTCCTGCGACCCGGCATCATTTGCCCGGGATGTGGGGTACTTCCAGCAGGCTGGCTGGTCCCTGGCGGGCTTGCGGGCCTTCGATCTCTATCCTCACACCCACCACCTGGAGACGGTAGCGCTGCTGACGCCGGGTCCGTGA
- a CDS encoding DUF3710 domain-containing protein gives MVFGLGRKSKKDQPADPDESQASVESTDSADTASADAGRRASGPFDVSEVSSREGYVDLGALLISPSEGLQLRLEVEEATQRVVAVTMDLNGSSLQLQAFAAPKTEGLWDEIREQIGQSVGSQGGQVEEVQGGFGTELIAKLPAGAQDGSQGYRVARFIGIDGPRWFLRGVLGGAAAMEREAAGPLESLFRKIVVIRGDSPMPPRDLLQLRLPKDASVTPPPGAPEFNAPEFKGPERGPETTQIG, from the coding sequence ATGGTTTTTGGGCTCGGCAGGAAATCAAAGAAGGATCAGCCGGCCGACCCGGACGAATCCCAGGCCTCAGTGGAATCAACGGATTCCGCTGACACGGCCTCGGCGGACGCCGGGCGTCGGGCTTCGGGCCCCTTTGATGTTTCCGAGGTCTCCAGCCGCGAGGGATATGTTGATCTCGGTGCGCTGCTGATTTCCCCGAGCGAGGGGCTCCAGCTCCGGCTCGAAGTTGAGGAAGCCACCCAGCGCGTGGTCGCTGTGACCATGGACCTGAACGGCTCCAGCCTTCAGCTGCAGGCGTTTGCTGCTCCCAAGACCGAGGGGCTGTGGGACGAGATCCGCGAACAGATCGGTCAGTCGGTGGGAAGCCAGGGCGGGCAGGTTGAGGAAGTCCAGGGTGGCTTCGGAACCGAACTGATCGCCAAACTGCCCGCCGGTGCACAGGACGGCAGCCAGGGCTACCGGGTGGCGCGCTTCATAGGCATCGACGGGCCGCGGTGGTTCCTGCGCGGCGTCCTGGGCGGCGCGGCAGCGATGGAGCGCGAGGCTGCGGGACCGCTTGAGTCCCTTTTCCGCAAGATTGTGGTCATCCGGGGCGACAGTCCCATGCCGCCCCGGGACCTGCTTCAGCTGCGGCTGCCCAAGGACGCCAGCGTCACCCCGCCGCCTGGTGCCCCCGAATTCAATGCCCCCGAGTTCAAGGGCCCCGAACGTGGTCCGGAAACCACCCAGATTGGGTGA
- a CDS encoding DUF4193 domain-containing protein, with the protein MATDYDAPRKSEEDLTEDSLEDLKTRRSDNPTAAVDVDESDLAAGYELPGADLSGEELLVLVVPPQADEFTCSSCFLVRHRSQIAREKDGHFYCKECEG; encoded by the coding sequence ATGGCCACCGACTACGATGCGCCGCGAAAATCCGAAGAAGACCTCACCGAGGATTCGCTGGAGGATCTGAAAACCCGGCGATCAGATAACCCGACGGCCGCGGTTGATGTGGACGAAAGCGACCTCGCCGCAGGCTACGAGCTTCCCGGGGCGGACCTGTCCGGCGAGGAGCTGCTGGTCCTGGTGGTGCCTCCACAAGCGGACGAGTTTACGTGTTCCTCGTGCTTCCTGGTCCGGCACCGTTCGCAGATTGCGCGGGAAAAGGACGGCCACTTCTATTGCAAGGAGTGCGAGGGCTGA
- a CDS encoding TrkA family potassium uptake protein, translating to MAHFVIMGCGRVGATLAHTLEDAGHSVAIIDQDDRAFRRLRQGFTGRKVTGVGFDRDTLQQAGVAEAYAFAAVSSGDNSNILATRVARETFHVPHVVARIYDPGRAEIYQRLGIPTVAAVRWSADQVLRRILPEQHLAGDFREPSGRLVLAEVDLDAGWIGHRISEVEKAADIRVAYLTRFGEGMLPETGTSYQDGDTVHAMLPVDRSSQVAQILAKAPAKEL from the coding sequence GTGGCGCATTTCGTGATCATGGGATGTGGCCGGGTAGGGGCCACTCTGGCGCACACGCTGGAGGACGCAGGTCATTCCGTCGCCATCATCGACCAGGACGACCGCGCATTCCGCCGGCTTCGGCAGGGCTTCACGGGCCGGAAAGTCACCGGTGTGGGCTTCGACCGGGACACGCTCCAGCAGGCCGGCGTGGCAGAGGCGTACGCCTTCGCGGCCGTTTCCAGCGGTGACAACTCCAACATCCTGGCCACCCGCGTGGCGCGCGAGACCTTCCACGTCCCCCACGTTGTGGCCAGGATCTACGATCCCGGCCGGGCAGAAATCTATCAACGGCTCGGCATCCCCACCGTGGCCGCCGTCCGGTGGAGCGCAGACCAGGTCTTGCGCCGCATCCTGCCCGAACAGCATCTCGCCGGTGATTTCCGCGAGCCTTCCGGCCGGCTGGTCCTCGCCGAGGTGGACCTCGACGCCGGCTGGATCGGCCACCGGATCAGCGAGGTCGAAAAAGCTGCCGACATCCGGGTGGCATACCTCACCAGGTTCGGCGAGGGCATGCTTCCGGAAACCGGGACTTCGTACCAGGACGGCGACACAGTCCACGCCATGCTGCCGGTGGACCGCAGTTCCCAGGTCGCCCAGATTCTGGCCAAAGCACCCGCCAAGGAGTTGTAG
- a CDS encoding TrkA family potassium uptake protein: MKVVIVGAGSVGSSIARELLAHKHEILLIDLKPEVIGRSGLRGAHWLVGDACELSTLQGAKVEDADVVVSATGDDKVNLVVSLLAKTEFGVGRTVGRVNNPKNDWMFNDSWGVDVAVNTPQLMTALVEEAVEIGDLVRLLTLQTGVASLVEFTVPHDSHVIGLTVGDIHWPEDATLVAILRDHAPITPSRDDVIDGGDELFFVTTIAAEDQLRALLSPESAEEPEEASPEREGVQPAETQAPEDDGFGG, from the coding sequence GTGAAAGTTGTTATTGTCGGCGCCGGCAGCGTCGGGTCATCGATCGCCAGGGAACTGCTGGCCCACAAGCACGAAATCCTGCTGATCGACCTCAAGCCTGAGGTCATCGGACGCAGCGGGCTGCGCGGCGCGCACTGGCTCGTGGGCGACGCCTGCGAGCTCAGCACCCTGCAGGGAGCGAAAGTGGAGGACGCCGACGTCGTTGTTTCAGCCACGGGCGACGACAAGGTGAACCTGGTGGTCTCACTCCTGGCCAAGACCGAATTCGGCGTGGGCCGCACCGTGGGCCGGGTCAACAACCCCAAGAACGACTGGATGTTCAACGACTCCTGGGGCGTGGACGTTGCCGTCAACACCCCCCAGCTGATGACCGCGCTTGTGGAGGAAGCGGTGGAGATCGGTGACCTGGTCCGGCTCCTGACGCTGCAGACCGGCGTCGCTTCGCTGGTGGAGTTCACGGTGCCGCACGATTCCCACGTCATTGGCCTTACGGTGGGCGACATCCATTGGCCCGAGGACGCCACGCTGGTGGCAATCCTCCGGGACCACGCACCCATCACTCCCAGCCGGGATGACGTCATTGATGGCGGGGACGAGTTGTTTTTCGTCACCACTATCGCGGCCGAGGATCAGTTGCGTGCGCTGCTGTCGCCCGAATCAGCGGAGGAGCCGGAGGAGGCCTCCCCTGAGCGCGAAGGCGTGCAGCCTGCCGAAACTCAGGCGCCGGAGGACGACGGCTTCGGCGGCTGA
- the sepH gene encoding septation protein SepH, translating to MQDLRLVGVHDDGEHLLLSGAGGEMFQLPIDEALRTASRSSAKTASAAAPIAMSPRDIQSRIRSGATAAEVAELSGLPLAKVERYEGPVLAEREYVAQQARKVEVASPSPGHDTYRSIFGDHPASLHDMVNHRLSAHGIEPSTVEWDSWRRQDGNWTVVARFEAKKDGTSGIGEEPPARWTFSPVRKSLQNANRWAQQLSELEPLDGPVPARRLTAVSDRPFDFETDAEAAAARNSTGPQALPQARESDGLLDMLRSRRGQRLGVDEDADDALALLLTHGVPAAHPRPSEVVPEPDSREQKYREPETREAAPAESTAQDDAAPAAAADPLTRKRDARPSMLSRLSLIPPHRDSEDDDILKLHDGVSTDTREVTIVASPLRPARQGAPGETAPGRPAPNVGLDELLGGGSPRRAAYAAGTDDAGSGQHHDHDADQPERQPAKPKRSTVPSWDEIVFGTKRD from the coding sequence ATGCAGGATCTACGGCTTGTAGGCGTACACGACGACGGGGAGCATCTCCTGTTGAGCGGTGCCGGCGGCGAGATGTTCCAGCTGCCGATCGATGAAGCACTGCGGACGGCCAGCCGGTCTTCGGCGAAGACGGCTTCCGCGGCTGCGCCCATTGCCATGTCCCCGCGGGACATCCAGTCTCGGATCCGCAGCGGTGCCACCGCAGCGGAGGTGGCTGAGCTTTCCGGGCTTCCCCTCGCAAAGGTCGAGCGGTATGAGGGCCCGGTCCTTGCCGAGCGGGAGTATGTAGCGCAACAGGCACGGAAGGTGGAAGTGGCTTCGCCCTCCCCCGGCCATGACACTTACCGCTCCATTTTCGGCGACCACCCGGCTTCCCTCCACGACATGGTCAACCACCGGCTCTCAGCCCACGGGATTGAACCTTCCACCGTGGAGTGGGATTCGTGGCGGCGCCAGGACGGCAATTGGACCGTGGTGGCCCGTTTTGAAGCCAAAAAGGACGGCACCTCCGGCATCGGGGAAGAGCCGCCTGCGCGGTGGACGTTCAGCCCGGTCCGCAAGTCGCTGCAGAACGCCAACCGCTGGGCCCAGCAACTCAGTGAGCTGGAACCGCTGGACGGGCCCGTTCCGGCCCGCCGCCTCACTGCCGTCTCGGACCGCCCGTTTGATTTTGAAACCGACGCGGAAGCAGCGGCCGCCCGAAATTCGACCGGCCCGCAGGCCCTCCCGCAGGCCAGGGAATCTGACGGTCTCCTGGATATGCTCCGTTCACGCCGCGGCCAGCGTCTGGGTGTCGACGAAGACGCGGACGACGCCCTGGCGCTGTTGCTGACCCACGGCGTGCCCGCTGCCCATCCACGTCCCTCGGAGGTGGTCCCTGAACCGGATTCCAGGGAACAGAAGTACCGGGAGCCCGAAACGCGCGAGGCAGCACCTGCCGAGTCCACCGCGCAGGATGACGCCGCGCCTGCCGCGGCCGCCGATCCCCTCACCCGCAAGCGTGATGCGCGGCCGTCAATGCTGTCCCGGCTGAGCCTCATCCCGCCGCACCGGGACTCCGAGGATGACGACATCCTGAAACTGCACGACGGCGTCAGTACCGACACGAGGGAAGTCACCATTGTGGCGTCCCCGCTTCGTCCCGCAAGGCAGGGTGCCCCCGGCGAGACAGCTCCGGGGCGTCCCGCGCCGAACGTGGGCCTGGACGAACTGCTGGGCGGCGGCAGCCCGCGCCGGGCGGCCTACGCCGCCGGCACCGACGACGCAGGATCGGGCCAGCACCACGACCATGACGCGGACCAGCCTGAACGGCAGCCCGCAAAACCGAAGCGGTCCACGGTTCCCAGCTGGGACGAGATCGTCTTCGGGACCAAGCGGGACTGA
- the dut gene encoding dUTP diphosphatase, protein MTDELATVETVPDDELAGSAPDAAAAYGAPTLQVQLKMLDAGLEAPSYARPGDAGADLRTREDVVLAPGERKLVATGVSIALPDGFVALIHPRSGLATKHGLTIVNAPGTVDAGYRGEISVTLLNTDSRNAIELRRGDRIAQMVIQRVEYAQFVPVNELSESVRGAGGFGSTGGFTSPNA, encoded by the coding sequence GTGACTGACGAACTTGCTACTGTTGAAACCGTTCCTGACGATGAGCTGGCCGGCTCTGCACCGGATGCAGCCGCAGCCTACGGGGCCCCGACGCTGCAGGTGCAGCTGAAAATGCTCGACGCCGGGCTGGAGGCTCCTTCCTATGCCCGCCCCGGCGACGCGGGAGCTGACCTGCGGACCCGGGAAGATGTGGTCCTGGCACCGGGGGAGCGGAAGCTGGTGGCTACCGGTGTTTCCATCGCGCTGCCGGACGGGTTTGTAGCCCTGATCCACCCTCGCTCCGGCCTGGCAACGAAGCATGGGCTGACTATCGTCAATGCGCCCGGCACTGTGGATGCCGGTTATCGCGGGGAAATTTCCGTGACCCTCCTCAACACCGATTCCAGGAACGCCATAGAGCTGCGGCGCGGCGATAGAATTGCACAGATGGTGATCCAGCGGGTGGAATATGCGCAGTTTGTCCCCGTCAACGAATTGAGCGAATCGGTGCGGGGAGCCGGCGGATTCGGATCCACCGGCGGCTTCACCTCGCCAAACGCCTGA
- a CDS encoding DUF3093 domain-containing protein yields the protein MPESSSTAPVPDAPSAGTPAVFRERLWPNVWIWIIAAGISGAGILVFAPISMVAGYTAAGGLFTIIAVLLVLSTPTILVTSDALTVGRATIERRFVGDAAAFHGKDATAQRGTRLNGLAYLCIRGWIDPVVRIEITDPSDRTPYWLTSSRRPEELTAALSRK from the coding sequence ATGCCCGAATCCAGCTCCACCGCGCCCGTCCCTGATGCCCCCTCTGCCGGCACCCCGGCAGTTTTCCGGGAGAGGCTGTGGCCGAACGTCTGGATCTGGATCATCGCGGCGGGGATCTCCGGTGCCGGGATCCTCGTTTTCGCCCCGATCAGCATGGTTGCGGGCTATACGGCGGCCGGCGGCCTGTTCACGATCATTGCTGTCCTGCTCGTGCTGTCCACTCCGACGATCCTGGTCACCAGTGACGCCTTGACGGTAGGACGCGCCACCATTGAGCGCCGTTTCGTCGGCGACGCGGCAGCGTTCCACGGCAAAGACGCCACGGCCCAACGCGGGACCCGGCTCAACGGCCTCGCCTACCTGTGCATCCGTGGCTGGATCGACCCGGTGGTGCGGATCGAAATCACGGACCCGTCTGACCGGACCCCCTATTGGCTGACGTCGTCCAGGCGGCCCGAGGAACTCACTGCCGCGCTTTCGCGGAAATAG